The genomic DNA CGGCGTGGTCTACGCGATGTGGCGCAGCGATCCATCGGCTGATCCGGCCCGTGTGCTCGGCCCCCTCCGGGTCCCCTGCGAGCGGGCCTTCTACGCCGACTCCCTTTACGCCGCACTGTTCGTCCGGCCCGTGCTCCTCTTCGCCCGGGTGGTCGCCCGTACCGACGACCGCGTGGTCGACGGCGCGGTGCGTGGTTCGGGGCGGGCGACTGTGGGACTGGCGGGTATGGTCCGCCTGGCACAGAACGGCAACGCCCAGCTCTACATCACCGGACTGCTCGCCGGGGTCCTCCTCCTCGCGGTCGGGGTGGTGGTCTTCGGATGATTTCCCGGTCGCCGCTCCCGGTCGTCCTCATGGTGCCGCTGGTGATCCGCCTGGCGGTGGTGCGACGTTGACTTCCTTCCCACGGCTGAAGCCCGAGGTCTCCACGCTCAAGGAGATTCGATGAGCGCGGTCCCGACCATGCCGTCCGGGTGCGGCGGACGGCTCACGACTCTGACCCCGGGCGAGGTGGCCGGACCATGAACTGGGTGTTGATCGCACTTCTCGGGGTGCCGCTGGCAGGCGCGGCCACGCTGCTCGCACCGTTCTGGCAGGATGCCGCGTCCAGAGGACGCCGACTCCGGGTGCACGCCCTGGCCGTGTCCGGAGTCACGTTCGCCCTGGCGGTGGTGCTGGCCGCCGGGTTCGACTACGGCGCCGCGGCCCGGGTGCAGTTCTCGACCGACCTGGCCTGGGTCCCGGGGCTGGACCTCAGACTCCACCTCGGGATGGACGGGATCTCGCTGCCGCTGGTCGTGCTGACCGCGCTGCTGACCTTCCTGTGCGCGGTCTATCTCTGCTGGGGCCGCGCCGACGGTCCCGGACAGCTGCTGCGGCCCAAGCCGGGCGGCAACCGGCCCCGTGCCCTGGTGTTCACGCTGCTCGTCCTCGAAGTAGGCATGATCGGCACGTTCCTCGCGCTCGACCTGCTGCTGTTCTTCGTGTTCTTCGAGATCGTCCTCATCCCGATGTACTTCGTGATCGCCGTCTGGGGCGGGAGAGGCCGGCGGGCGGCGGCGGCCAAGTTCATCCTCTATACGCTGCTCGGCTCCGTCGTGCTCCTGCTCGGCCTCCTGCTCATCTGGGCGCAGACCGGGACCTTGGACATGACCGACCTCGCCCGTGCCCGGGGATCGGGGATGTCCCCCTCGGCGCAGATCCTCGCCTTTGTCGCGGTGGGCATCGGCCTGGCGGTCAAGACCCCCATGTGGCCGCTGCACACCTGGCTGCCCGCCGCCCACACCGAGGCGCCCACCGTCGGCTCGGTGCTCCTCGCGGGCGTTCTGCTCAAGATGGGCACCTACGGCTTCGCCCGTATCGCCATCCCGATCCTGCCCGGCGGTGCCTCGGCGGTGGCCCCGTGGCTCGGCGCCTTCGCAGTGATCGGCATCGTCTACGGCTCTCTCGCCTGCCTGGCCCAGCGCGATCTCAAACGCATGATCGCCTATTCCTCGATCGGCCACATGGGCTTCGTCCTGCTGGGCTTCGCCACGCTCACCCCGGTCGGCGTCAACGGCGCTCTCTTCGGCAACGTCGCGCACGGCCTGATCACCGCCCTGCTGTTCTTCGTCGCCGGGGCGATCAAGGATCGTTACGGCACCACCGACATGCCCTCCCTCGGTGGCGGCATGCTGTCGCGTCTGCCCCACCTCGGCTCCGTGCTCACCTTCGCCTGCGTCGCCTCCCTCGGGCTGCCCGGCCTGGCGGGGTTCTGGGGAGAGATGCTGGCCCTCCTCGGCGCCTTCGATCCTGCCGCGGGACTGTCCCGCCCGCTCTACCTGCTCTTCATGGTCGCAGGGGGCCTCGGCACCGTGCTGACCGCCGCCTACTTCCTGCTCATGCTCTCCCGCGTCACCCACGGCCGGCCCACCGACACCGTCCACGCCCCGGTGCTCGCCGCGGTGGGTGGTGGCGGCGGCCGCCGACCGGGGACCGCGGCGAGCACCGGAACCGCGGGCATGCGGGACGCCACCCGCTACGAGCTGGCCACCTGGGTGCCGCTGATCGTGTTGATCCTGCTCTTCGGCCTCTGGCCGAAGACGCTTCTCCTCGTCACCGAGCCGGTGGTCCAGAGCCTCCTGGGGGCGCCGTGATCCAGTCGATCGACTACTACGCGGTCGCGCCGCTGCTGGTTCTCGCGCTCACCGCCGGCCTCGTGCTGCTTCTCGACGCCTTCCTGCCCCGCGCACCGTACACCCGGCCGCTGCTCGGCGCGGTCACTCTGGCCGGGGTGCTGGGAGCCCTGGGCGTGGTCATCGCACAGGCCGTTCGGGGCGGCGATCCGCTGCGGACCTTCTGCGTGCCCGCCGGGCTGCCCGGCCCCGCCAGGGCCGGTATCGGCCCGCTGAACCTCGGAACCCTCGCATCAGGGCCGGGCGGGCCGGCCGGGGACTCCTCGACGCTGTGCTCGTTCGTGGTCGACGACTTCACCTTGGTCTTCGCGGGTCTCGCGCTGGCCGCCGGAGTCGTCGTGGTGCTGCTGTCGATGGCGGAGCTCTCCTTCGGAGACATCCCCGTCGGCGAGTGGTACTTCCTGCTGCTCTGCACGCTGATCGGTGCGGTCGCCCTGCCCGCCTCCCGTGATCTGATCATGCTCGTGGTCGCGCTGGAGCTGGTCTCTCTGCCGGTCTTCGCGCTCACGGCGCTGCGGCGCTACGACGGCCGGAGTTCGGAGGCGGCGGTCAAGCTCTTCCTGGTCTCCGTGGTCTCCACCGCGGTGATGCTCTTCGGGGTCTCCCTGCTGTACGGCATGACCGGGACCGTCTACCTCGACCGGCTGGCCCAGGTGCTGCGGGAGCCCATCACGGCTCTTCCCGCCGGTTCAGGACCCACACCGGCGGGAGCCACCGGCGCCTACGCCTCCACGCTCCAGATCGCCTACGACCTGCCGCCGGTGCTCACCGTCGCCGTGGTCCTGGTGCTCGCCGGATTCGCCTTCAAGGTCGCGGCGGTCCCCTTCCACGCGTGGGCGGGCGACGTCTACCAGGGGGCTCCGGTCCCGGTCGCCGCCCTGCTCTCGGTGATCTCCAAGGCCGCCGGGTTCGCCGGACTGATCCTCATCCTGATCGCCGCCCTCGGCGGCCAGGTCGCCGTCTGGGCCCCACTGGTCGCGATCATCGCCGCGCTGACCATGACCGTCGGCAACCTGCTGGCTCTGCGCCAGCATCATGCCGTGCGCCTGCTCGCCTGGTCCTCGGTCGCCCAGTCGGGCTACATCCTGGCGCCACTCGGGGTCCGCGACGCCGAGGCGATGAGCGCCTCCATCGCCTACCTGGTGTTCTACGCGGCGATGAACCTCGGGGCGTTCGCGGTGGTCATGCTGGTGTCGCGGCGCGGTGTCCGCGGCGAGCTGGACGACTACCGGGGGCTGGCGTTCCGTAATCCGGCAGCGGGACTGGCGCTGGCCTTCTTTCTGATCTGCCTGGCAGGCCTGCCACCCGGACTGGCCGGGCTGTTCGCCAAGATCGTGGTGTTCCGTGAGATCGTCGGCGGCGGCGGAGCATGGCTGGCCGTGGTGATGGCCGTCAACACGGTCGTCGGCCTCTACTACTACCTTGCCTGGGCCGTACGGATCTTCACCCCGGTTCCGGCGGCCGGGGGCACCGGCATCCCTCCCGCCGAGGGCGGCGGCAGCCGTAGCGGATGGGTGCCGGTAGGTGTGGCGATCACGCTGGCTGCGGTCGTCGCGGTGATCTTCTCAGTCGCCCCCCAGACAGTGCTCGGCCTCCTGCCGGAAGCATTCGTCGCTTCCGGCTGACCGCCACGGGAACGTTCAGCCTGGCCGGAGACGTTGTCACTGGTGAATCGGCATCAACCGAAAGGGGGGTGCAGTGCACCACAACGGTCTGCGTACCGCGGTCCTTCTCGGCGCACTGTCCGCGGTGATCATCGCGGTAGGGGCATGGCTGGGTGGCGGGGCCGGCGTGCAGATCGCGGTTCTGATCGCGCTGGTGACCAATGGTGTCGCCTACTTCTTCTCCGACCGGATCGCGCTGTCCGCGATGCGGGCCCGGCCGGTGGGCGAGGTCGAGCAGCCCGTCCTCTACCGAATCGTGCGTGAGCTCTCCACGGAGGCACGCCAGCCCATGCCACGGCTCTACGTCTCGCCGACCATGCAGCCCAACGCCTTCGCGACCGGCCGCAACCCCCGCAACGCCGCGGTCTGCGTGACCTACGGCATCACCCAGCTCCTCGACGAACGTGAGCTGCGCGGGGTCATCGGACACGAGCTGTCCCATGTCTACAACCGTGACATCCTGGTCTCCTCGGTGGCGGGTGCGCTTGCCACGATGATCACTTATCTCGGTTACGTCGGCTTGTTCTTCGGCGGTGGGGACGACGACGAAGGCCCCGGGTTCATCGGTGTCCTGCTCATGATGGTGCTCGGCCCGGTCGCCGCCGGGATGATCCAGATGGCCATCTCCCGGTCCCGCGAATACCAGGCGGACGAGTCCGGGGCACGGTTGACCGGTGACCCGCTGGCACTCGCCTCCGCACTGAGAAAGATCGAGATGGGCACCCGGCAGTTGCCGCTGCCGGAGAACGGCCGTATCGCCTCCGCCTCCCATCTCATGATCGCAAATCCCTTCCGCGGCGCTGGAATCGGCCGGATCTTCTCCACCCACCCGCCCACCTCTGAACGTGTCGCCCGGCTGGAGCGGATGGCCGGCTATCGCCGCTGAGCTCGGCTCTGAGGCTGGGCCCGATTCGGGATCTGAGGCCGGGCCCGTCTCAGGATCTGAGGCTGAGCCGATCCAGGTTCTGAGGCTGGGCCCGATTCAGGATCTGAGGCCGGGCCCGTCTCAGGATCTGAGGCTGAGCCGATCCAGGATCTGAGGCCGGGCCTGACTCAAGGGCTGAGCCCGGCGACGATCGGGTTGTGCACGGTGCCGGGCACGGTGAAGGTGTCCACCGATTGGGCGGTGCCCGATCCCAGGTCCAGCCGATACCAGCTGTAGACGGCGTCGGTCCCGCTGCCGGCCTTGCCGGGGAGGACCATCTGCAGGTCGAGGTGGCCGGCACCGTCCCAGCGAAGCCGGACGGGGATCTTCGCGGCGGGAAGGGGGATCGGCTGCCGACCGCCCGACCTTCCCGCCGCCACGTCCCACAGGCTGATGGCCGAGTCATCGGAGGTGAAATGGGCGACGGTCGTGCCGTCCGGGCTGAGAGCGCCCCCTACGGGGGCGCGGCCTTTCTCGGCCAGGGTGACCGTCGAGTAGATCCCCGCCCCGAACTCGCCGTCGACCGCGAGCATCAGCTTGGCGCCGGGGCTGAAGCTCCATGGTTGCAACCCCGGTGGCACCACCGTGCTCTTCCCGCTTCGCGCATCGAGAACCTTCTCTTCCTGCTCGCTGCCCAGAACCAGGTAGCGCCCGGTCGGGGCGAGATCGATCCGCGTGGAGCGCAGTCGGCGCGACCACCGCACTCCGGGGACCTCACGCATCCTTCCGGTGGACATGTTCCGGATGACGAGCGCCCCGTCCCCACGACGGAAGTAGGCGACATGCCTCCCGTCGGGAGACAGCGCGAGCGGCGCCCGCTGCTTCCCCGTCTTGCCGGTGAACACCCGGGCGTCGGTGAGCTTGATCACCTGGCCGTCCCAGGTCCAGAGCGTCCAGGGAGCACAGAAGCAGCCGTCCAGCCCCGCATAGCGGACCAGAGGCCCGGTGGCCTCCGTCGCCGTACCCGCCTCTACCGGAGCCCCCGCTCCCATGAGCACGGCGAGCACGCCGACGAGAAGGGCAGGCCGACGTAACACCTTCACCGTGGGACCCCCTGAACTCGTCGGCAGGGGGATGATCGGCGCGTACGGGCCACTGTACGTGCCGTATAAGGCTTTCCACCGGTATGACCGTCCGTGTCACCAGGAAGTAGTCCAGGAGGTACTTCCGGGACCTTCCCTCGCGTGACACTCGTCGACGGTGTCAAGAACAGTGAGCGTGCCCGGACTCACCAGAGCCGTCATGGCGCTCCGATCCGGCCTCCTCTCGCCCGTCGGTAACGCGTGGGCCCAGTGGAGTCAGGGACCTCAAGAATGCAGGGTGAGCGGGTCGGTCTCCTCCGGAGAGAGGCCGGGGATGCCGTCGATGCTCTGGCGGTTGTTCTTGGCGCGGTAGGCGCGCTTCTGCTGGACGTCCTTACGGCCCGTCCATTCGTCCAGCAGGATCCGGTCCTCATCGAAGGACATGAACGGAACCGAGTATCCGCAGGAGTCGGAGATGCGGTCGCAGTCGACGACGATGATCGACCGGGTGCCCGGATGCGGACCGAACTTTTTGATCATCTCGGGGAATTCGGGGCTCTCCGGGACGACGACCCGGCCCGTGCCGTACAGCCGGACAATGTTGGGAGGTCCGGAGAAAGCGCAGAACATGATGGTGATGCGGCCGTTCTGACGGAGATGGGAGATCGTCTCCACGCCGCTGCCGTCCAGGTCGAGATAGGCCACCGTGGTGTCCCCGAGAACGGCGAAGGTGTCGGCATATCCCTTGGGGGAGACGTTGACATGACCGCCTCGCTCAGGAGCCGTCGCGACGAAGTAAACCGGCTGCGCTTCGATGAACGCCCGCAATCGGCCGTCGATCTTGTCATGAATTTTCCCCATAAAAGGAAGATAGACGGTGAATGTTGACTGGTCAGCTACCAGACTCAGGGCGTTCCTGATCTTGAAGGAGCCCGGTCTGCGGATGGTCCCGGCGCCGGAGTCCACCGTTCCGGCCACATCGCGGACGAGGAGCTCGGCACCTCTGATGCGATTCGCGGAACGGCCGCCGCCACGGACAGGAGGGCGAATTCCTCGTCCACTCCGCCCTCGGATTCCTTTGGAAGGACTCGCGGACAACCGCCGTGGCGGCAAGTACGACACGTATCCGTAAAGACTTCACCAGTGTTCCGCTCATCTTCCCGACGGATGTGGTTCGAATGATGAGAGGCCGCATGCGGACCGGCGATGTCGCCGGGGGAGATCCAGCCTGGACAAGGCTTGGGCTTTCGCGGGAGAGCCCTGGAGCCACCTTCGCCTACCGTGGGATTCAGGTCCCGCGCCGTGCCGGTGTCGTTTCTGACGGCAATCCAGCGTCCGGTCAGTCCAGGCATCGCCCAGGGCGCACCGATCCGACATGGAGTGATGTGTGATGATCAAGCTCAGGAACGCCCTGGTGGCCGGAACGATGCTGGCCTCCGCTCTTGTCGCACCCATGGCGATGCAGATCCAGTCCGCAGGTGCCGCCACCGCGACTGAGACCGTCTCTGTCACGTCCGCCCAGAAGCCCTGCTGGAAGCACCGGAATCCCGAAAAGTGCTATGCCCGTAACCACGGCGGCGGTGGCGGGGGCGGGCATCACGGCGGCGGTGGCGACAGCAGTGACTTCGACGACGACTTCAGCCCCGGCGGTGGCGGCTCCGGCATCAACAACTGATATGCCGGGGAGCGGTCCGGGAAACCCCCGCCTACCTTCCACGTCCGTGTACGTCTGAACCAACCGGGCGGGCCTGCACGGCCCATGAGCCCGGGGCGGCCGGGGCACAGGTGAGGGCGAATGCCTTCAGCCATGTGCCCCGCGTGCGCCTCTTTAGCCGACAAGGCCCTGATCCGCAGGTCGGGGCCCTGATCGTCCGTCTGCTAGCGGTAGTTCGTGAACTGAAGAGCGATCTCCAGGTCCTTGCCCTTGAGCAGGGCGATGACCTCTTGTAGTTCGTCTCTCTTCTTGGAACTCACCCGCAGTTCCTCACCCTGGATCTGGGCCTTGATCCCCTTGGGGCCCTCATCTCGGATGATCTTCGAGATTTTCTTGGCGTGCTCCTGGTCGATACCCTCCTTAAGGGTGACCACCAGGCGGTATTCCTTGCCGGACAACTTGGGCTCATCCGCGTCCAGGACCTTGAGCGAGAGCCCTCGCTTGACCAGCTTGTCCTTGAACACGTCAAGGACGGCATTGGCCCGCTCCTCGCTGTTGGCCTTGATCTCGACAGCCTTCTGGCCGCCCGACCAGGCGATGCTCGCGCCGGTGCCCTTGAAGTCGAATCGGTGCCCGACCTCCTTGACCGTCTGGTTCAGCGCGTTGTCGGCCTCCTGATGGTCGATCTTGCTGACGATGTCAAAACTGCTGTCGGCCATGCGTCGACTATCCTTTCTAGCTCTCATGCCGACCCTAGCGCTTCGCCTATCGGCTCACGATGAGCGTGACCGTCAACGCTGACGCGACGGTGTTCAAACAAGCGGGAAACGCCGCCGGACCGGCGCCCGGCCGCACACCCGCTACGGCGCGGGATCTTCAACCTCCCGTCGGACTCTCTACGCGAGATGCGGTCATAAGACACGAACGTCCTGGTCCGACTGGCTGCCGACGAGGGCGCCTCGCCGATGTCACGTCACGTGCCGAAGTCCGCTATTCTTCTTCATGTCACCGCCTCGCGCGGATGGCGCGGCAGGTTGCCCGAGTGGTCAAAGGGAGCGGTCTGTAAAACCGTCGGCTCAGCCTACGCAGGTTCAAGTCCTGCACCTGCCACACCAGCTTTTCCCAGCTCAGAGCCCCGCAAGGGGCTCTTTTGCTTTTCCGGGACATGCAGCCAGACGCGGCCGTGAGCAGCCGCATGTCACCAGTCCACCAATATGCGTGCAATGATCTTGGCCGCGTTTTCCCAGGTCGCACTGGGCTTTCCGGCCGGTGCGGAGACAGGAATCGGTCCCGGAAACGACGGAGGACCCCGGAGCGATTCCGGGGTCCCGTTCGTACAGCGGGCATGTCACGCGGTAAGCGCGTCATTGATCCGCTTGTTCGCCACATCCTTCTGTCCGTCGAGGCACTTTGCGTAGACCCGCAAGAGGACGTCCACGCTGTGCCCGGCCCGTTCAGCCACGTCGGGAGCCGAGACGCCCGCGTTGAGCCAGAGCGACACCGCCGCGTGCCTCAGGTCATACGGCCTGCGTGCCAGGGGAGAGGCCACCTGCGCAGGGGTGAGGGCCAGCTTCCGAGCCTCCTGCCAGACCTCGGTGTAGGCCGTCGAGGCGATCACCCCGCCCCGCTCACTGCGGAAGATGCGCCCGTCCGCACCTGTCCCGTACTCGTCGATGTGCTGCCTCAGGATCTTCACGAGTTCGGGAGGGATCGGCACCGGCCGCACGTCGTCGCGGCCCCGATGCTTGAGGCCTCGTTCCTCGTGGGCGTTCCCGCTGTCGGTCCACTTCGTGTTGACCTCCGACCGGGAAACATCGACCGTCAGCCGTCCCCAGCTCTTGAGCGGCAGATGGCAGTCCTGGAGTCGTAGGCCGACTGCTTCCGCCGGGCGCAGCGCCGCGTAGTACATACAGGCGAACAGCGCCAAGAGCCGCCGGCCCCGTCCGCGCCCACCCACGTAGGTGACCATGATCGGGAGTTCTTGAGCCTGCTGCGGATTGACCGCCACAGGAGGGTCCACGGTCTCGGTGACCTTGGGCGGCTTCCACTTGACCTTGTGCAGCGGGTTGGAGTTCCTCCAGTTCCACCGCGTACTCAAGCACGGCATGGAAGACGGCTCGCTTGCGAGCGATCGTGTTAGGAGCAGCCGCCTTGCCGTCAAGCGGCAGCGCGCCGCGCCGCCGTACCCGGCCCTCTGCTGCACGCCGACCGGGCGTGCGGCGTGGGCGCCGGTCCCGGCCGGCGGCGATCCGGGCCGTCCACCGACCCGCGCACCGCCGTACCCAATCAACGCACCGACCACCGGCACGCCGCCGTATAAGTTCTAGAAGTCCGCTGAAGATCTTGTGTTCTGGTCTCGCGTCAGATGATGCGGGGCCAGACTCGTCGGTGTGCAGGGTGAATGGGCTGGAGAGCTGATCGGACCGGATGTGTGGCAGACCTGCCGGGAGCTGATCCCGGCAGGGAGCGTGTTCGCGTTCATGGCCGAACACCGCCAGGCGTTGTTTCCGGCGGAGATGTTCACCGACATGTACCCCTCGGCCAACGGGCGACCGAGTATGCCGCCGCAGGTGCTGGCCGCGGCCCTGGTGCTGCAGGCCCTATCGGGGGTATCGGACTTCGAGGCGGTCCAGCAGTTGCGCTGTGACCTGCGGTGGAAAGCCGCCTGCGGGCTAGGGTTGTATGACAGCGCGTTCGATCCGTCGTTGCTGACCTACTTTCGCCGTCGGCTGGCCCGCTCAACCGACCCGGACCGGATCTTCACCCGGGTCAAGGAGGTCATCGCCGCCACCGGGGTGCTTAAGGGCAGGCAGCGGCGGGCGCTGGATTCCACCGTGCTCGATGACGCGGTGGCCACCCAAGACACCATCACCCAGTTGATCGCCGCCGTTCGCGGGGTAATCCGTCAGGTGCCCGGCGCTGATCAGGTCGCCGCCGCCCAGTGCACCGGCCACGACTACACCGGCGATCCGGGCAAGCCACGCATCGCCTGGAACGACGAGCAGGCGCGGGAGGCGTTGGTGGATGCGCTGGTCGGCGACGCGATCCGCCTGCTGGCCCATCTGCCCCGACAGCCGCTGGGCGAGCAGGCCGCCACCGCGGTCGGCCTGCTCGCGCTGGTCGCCTACCAAGACGTTGAGCCTGCCGAGGGCTCCGACGGCACCGACGGCCGCTGGCGCATCGCCCGGCGCACCGCTCATGACCGGATCGTCTCATGCGTCGATCCCGAAGCCCGGCACGTGCACAAAAACCGCACCCAGCGCCAGGACGGCTACAAGGCGCACCTGGCCGTGGAACCGGAAAGCGGGATCTACACCGCCGTCGCCCTGCGCCCCGGGACCGGAGCCGGCCACCATGAGGCGGCCGTGGCCGAACAGCTGCTGAACGGCGAAGACGGGCCGGTCACCGTGCTGGCCGATGCCGCTTACGGCACCGGCCAGGCCCGCCAGAGGCTGCGGGCCGCCGGCCACACGCTGATCGTCAAGCCGCCCCCGCTACGCCAAGCCGTCCCCGGTGGCTTCACCGTCGACGACTTCACCGTCGACACCGTCGCGGGCACGGTCACCTGCCCGGCCGGGCACGCCGTCGTCCTAGGCCGACCGCAGGTCAGCGGCGCCCGCATCGCCCAGTTCAAGAAACGGTGCACTGCCTGCCCATTGCGGGCCCGTTGCACCACTGCCACAACCGGGCGCAACGTCAACGTCCATCTCCACCATGACCTGCTGGCCGCCGCTCGCCGCCAAGCCGCGACCGACTCGGCATGGCAGGCCGACTACCGCCGCTGGCGGCCGCCGGTCGAACGCGGCGTGGCCTGGCTGGTCGCCCACGGCAACCGCCGCCTGCGCTATCTGGGTGCCATCAAGAACAACGCCTGGCTCCATACCCGCGCCGCTGCTCTCAATCTCCGCACTCTGGTCAACCTCGGCCTCACCCACACAGACGGCGCCTGGACCCTCGCCCCGGCCGTCGCTTGACCGCGCCAGACTCACCCCTGCCACCACAAACCCAGCAAGATCTTCAGCGGACTTCTAGGCTCGCGAGTCGACAGCACCGCCCAGCAGCGGGCCGTTCAAGACCTCCTGAGTTAATACAACACCAGTCAACCGGGCCGCGAGCAGCAGAGCCCCATCGGTCGCCGGGTGATAGACGTTCTCGTCTTCGTCCTCGTCTCCCGGTGTATGTCCGGGATCGAAGCCTGCCTCCCTCATCGCGTCCACCAAACGATCCGGATCGCTCCCATACCGCCATGCGGGGATGGTGGGGTTGAAGGAAGTCATCGTCTCTCCGTCACGGGCATACACGAAGTAGTTGGACGCGTGGTCGTGCCGCAAGACCGATACGACCTCTGTCCCGGCAGACAGTGCTCGCAAGGCATCGAGTTCTGTCGCCTGCCAGCCGTACACCTCGATAAGCACGGTCCAACCGCCCAGACGTCCAGCCAGAACCGTGTCAGGGAAAAGTCCTTCGTCCATTAGCTCGCTGTAGGTAAGCGGCCGAATGCTCTCCTCGCTGGCACCCAAACGTCGAAGCACCTCGGCCTCGTCGAGCCCCCATACGAAGGTCAGACACCACAGGTCACCTAATTCATGGTCGTCGGCCAGCCAGGCGACATCGGCGTAAGTGATCTCCACTCGCAGCACTCCCCCTTCTGTCGTCCCCTCAGGTATGCCGCCAAGGTAGCGATCAGTCCCGACATTCGTGATCCCCTACGGGTTCTACGGTTCTTGAACACCATTTGCCTCCGGCGGGGGCACTCCAGTTCCGGGATGATCGTCAGGAGCAAGAGACCGGTTGGTAGGTGGCTGGGGGCTGGCTCTTCCCGTCGCTGTCGCCCCAGGACAAGCCGAGCAGACCAGGGCCAGTTCCCCGGAGGGTGGGACGACAGCGACGGGAAGAGCCAGCGGAGGTGCGTGCGTCCGCACGAGGTGCTCAGGCCGTGCCATTCGCGTGCCAGTAGGGCCGGAAACAAGGGGGAATCACAGGGCCTCACGGACAGGGTGAGACCGCCTCTGACCAGCTCCGCAACAGCTCACAGGATCGTGTACCGAGATCTTCCAAACTGGCGGTCATGCATGGAGCAGGATGTGCTGATCAAGTGCGTCACAGCAGACGTCGAAGCCACTGTGACGGGGGCATTCGACCTCTCTGGATTGCGGACAGTAGTAGACATCCGAGCAGCCGCAGTCAAAGAACTCGGGCAGAGGATCGGGAAGGCTGTTCATGATCGTGGACATGTGAGTCCCGGCGCCGTCGTTCAAGGCCCCGTGCAGTCCAGGGCCAGGAAGGCTCGCGTAAGTGCACCTACGGGGCTAATCTCCCGGCTATGAAGCGATCTCCACTGATCACTCACATCTCTTGGGGCCGCATAGTCGTCAAGGG from Streptosporangium sp. NBC_01756 includes the following:
- a CDS encoding IS1182 family transposase; this encodes MQGEWAGELIGPDVWQTCRELIPAGSVFAFMAEHRQALFPAEMFTDMYPSANGRPSMPPQVLAAALVLQALSGVSDFEAVQQLRCDLRWKAACGLGLYDSAFDPSLLTYFRRRLARSTDPDRIFTRVKEVIAATGVLKGRQRRALDSTVLDDAVATQDTITQLIAAVRGVIRQVPGADQVAAAQCTGHDYTGDPGKPRIAWNDEQAREALVDALVGDAIRLLAHLPRQPLGEQAATAVGLLALVAYQDVEPAEGSDGTDGRWRIARRTAHDRIVSCVDPEARHVHKNRTQRQDGYKAHLAVEPESGIYTAVALRPGTGAGHHEAAVAEQLLNGEDGPVTVLADAAYGTGQARQRLRAAGHTLIVKPPPLRQAVPGGFTVDDFTVDTVAGTVTCPAGHAVVLGRPQVSGARIAQFKKRCTACPLRARCTTATTGRNVNVHLHHDLLAAARRQAATDSAWQADYRRWRPPVERGVAWLVAHGNRRLRYLGAIKNNAWLHTRAAALNLRTLVNLGLTHTDGAWTLAPAVA
- a CDS encoding DUF6461 domain-containing protein; translated protein: MEITYADVAWLADDHELGDLWCLTFVWGLDEAEVLRRLGASEESIRPLTYSELMDEGLFPDTVLAGRLGGWTVLIEVYGWQATELDALRALSAGTEVVSVLRHDHASNYFVYARDGETMTSFNPTIPAWRYGSDPDRLVDAMREAGFDPGHTPGDEDEDENVYHPATDGALLLAARLTGVVLTQEVLNGPLLGGAVDSRA